The Deltaproteobacteria bacterium CG11_big_fil_rev_8_21_14_0_20_42_23 genome has a segment encoding these proteins:
- a CDS encoding transcriptional regulator (indirectly regulates nitrogen metabolism; at high nitrogen levels P-II prevents the phosphorylation of NR-I, the transcriptional activator of the glutamine synthetase gene (glnA); at low nitrogen levels P-II is uridylylated to form PII-UMP and interacts with an adenylyltransferase (GlnE) that activates GlnA) gives MKKIEAIIKPFKLDDVKDALQEAGASGMTITEVKGFGNQKGHAEVYRGAEYVIDFLPKIKIEMVVRDEQVEDLVEVIRETAHSGKIGDGKIFVLPVEEAVRIRTGDKGPGAL, from the coding sequence ATGAAAAAAATCGAAGCGATTATTAAGCCGTTCAAACTAGATGACGTAAAAGATGCGCTGCAAGAAGCAGGCGCTAGCGGCATGACCATCACCGAAGTCAAAGGCTTCGGCAATCAGAAAGGTCATGCCGAAGTGTATCGGGGCGCAGAGTATGTCATCGACTTCCTTCCCAAAATTAAAATCGAAATGGTTGTTCGCGATGAACAAGTGGAGGATCTTGTAGAAGTGATTCGTGAAACCGCACACTCCGGAAAAATTGGAGATGGCAAAATTTTTGTTTTGCCGGTTGAAGAGGCCGTTCGCATTCGCACCGGAGACAAAGGCCCAGGAGCGCTTTAG